From one Corvus cornix cornix isolate S_Up_H32 chromosome 21, ASM73873v5, whole genome shotgun sequence genomic stretch:
- the LOC104693252 gene encoding arylacetamide deacetylase-like 4: MESYYILILIAGILVAFILLVLIATDHNFFKTEILPDVDQPAKLCFYHCMYTLMEILAKNLNRLGIVEEHTFIRLITEGVPACRDSQLFIKDLHFDGVPVRIYLPREPSASKRRGVIFFHGGCGIFGSIRSYERICRYIARKSDSVVVSVGYHLAPEHKYPAQTLECLTAAVHFLKTAETYGVDPARIIVCGDSVGGTYTASVCQELGHRTDITKICAQVLIYPFLQALNFNLPSYQKNAAVAFLSRERTVHFILKYLNKDCSLKEPILAGSHVPESINLKYRKWINPDLIPDVFKLGHKPPLPALFLPQVHEEVQELFEPWFSPLLAEDAVVCTLPDTCIVTCEHDVLRDEGLLYKKRLEDNNVHVTWHHVEKGFHSALGFFGYGIFSFPSSSTIVNHAVDFIKGY; the protein is encoded by the exons atggaatCCTAttatattctgattttaattgCAGGAATTTTAGTTGCTTTTATATTGCTGGTTTTAATTGCAACTGATCATAATTTCTTCAAGACAGAGATTCTTCCTGATGTTGACCAGccagcaaagctctgcttttATCACTGTATGTACACTCTGATGGAAATTCTG GCAAAGAACTTAAACCGCTTGGGTATTGTTGAGGAGCACACATTTATCAGGCTGATCACGGAAGGAGTCCCGGCATGCCGGGATTCCCAGCTCTTCATTAAAGATCTGCATTTTGATGGGGTACCTGTGAGGATTTACCTCCCAAGAGAACCATCTGCAAGCAAACGGAGAGGAGTCATCTTCTTCCATGGAGGATGCGGCATTTTCGGAAGCATCA GAAGTTATGAAAGAATATGCCGGTACATAGCCAGAAAATCTGATTCAGTGGTTGTGTCTGTTGG GTATCATTTAGCACCTGAGCACAAGTATCCAGCCCAAACTCTGGAATGTCTCACTGCTGCCGTGCACTTCCTGAAGACTGCAGAGACCTACGGGGTGGATCCCGCTCGGATTATTGTTTGTGGGGACAGCGTAGGGGGCACATATACTGCCAGTGTTTGCCAAGAACTAGGGCATAGGACAGACATCACAAAGATCTGTGCCCAGGTGCTGATCTATCCATTTCTCCAAGCACTGAACTTCAATCTGCCATCTTaccagaaaaatgctgctgttgcCTTCCTGTCCCGGGAGCGCACAGTCCATTTTATTCTCAAATACCTGAATAAGGATTGCTCTCTGAAGGAACCAATTTTGGCTGGTTCTCATGTTCCTGAGAGTATAAATTTGAAATATAGGAAATGGATAAATCCAGATCTTATCCCAGACGTATTTAAACTGGGCCATAAACCACCACTCCCCGCTTTGTTTTTACCTCAAGTCCATGAAGAAGTGCAAGAACTGTTTGAGCCCTGGTTCTCCCCGCTGCTGGCAGAGGATGCTGTTGTTTGTACCCTCCCTGACACCTGTATTGTCACCTGTGAGCACGATGTGCTCAGGGATGAAGGGCTGTTGTACAAGAAACGCTTAGAGGACAACAATGTACATGTGACCTGGCACCACGTGGAAAAAGGCTTTCACAGtgcactgggattttttggatatggtattttctctttcccatcaTCAAGTACAATAGTGAACCACGCTGTAGACTTTATAAAAGgctattaa